A region of Oligoflexus sp. DNA encodes the following proteins:
- a CDS encoding c-type cytochrome domain-containing protein: MRRALCLISLVMFAPGCDYSEEKKTTPVTAQLQTGPSDVDWLMQNLFQPSCSRCHNAGNRAGGFQFENANDLLNPTQAGAILPGNAQGSLIYSVIANGSMPPRGAKPDAAAVKVLSCWIDQGTSPTGASCTTTAVVPGPVPSASPTPSPAPTPPEPVPTFAELFTSVLEPNCVGCHNSGYPAAGINLESKASILANDDLVRCGRADNSLLYKVVAKNAMPLGGPALKADEKKSLRLWIDGDCP, from the coding sequence ATGCGACGCGCTCTATGTTTGATAAGTCTGGTGATGTTCGCTCCGGGCTGCGATTATTCGGAAGAAAAGAAGACGACTCCCGTCACGGCTCAGCTGCAAACAGGACCAAGTGATGTGGACTGGCTTATGCAGAATCTTTTTCAACCCTCCTGCAGCCGCTGTCATAACGCTGGAAATCGCGCCGGTGGATTTCAATTTGAAAACGCGAATGATCTTTTGAACCCCACGCAGGCGGGTGCGATTCTTCCTGGCAATGCTCAAGGCAGTTTGATTTATTCCGTCATTGCCAATGGGTCGATGCCTCCGCGCGGTGCGAAACCCGATGCGGCTGCGGTGAAAGTTCTAAGCTGCTGGATTGATCAAGGGACCTCGCCGACCGGAGCGTCCTGCACGACAACGGCTGTTGTTCCTGGACCGGTGCCTTCGGCGAGTCCGACGCCTTCACCTGCTCCGACGCCTCCCGAGCCTGTGCCGACTTTTGCGGAACTCTTCACCTCCGTGCTGGAGCCGAACTGCGTTGGCTGCCATAACAGTGGATATCCCGCGGCTGGGATCAATCTGGAAAGCAAAGCCAGCATCCTCGCCAACGACGACCTTGTGCGCTGCGGTCGGGCGGACAATAGCCTTCTTTATAAAGTCGTCGCAAAAAATGCGATGCCCCTAGGCGGTCCCGCTTTGAAAGCCGACGAGAAAAAATCTCTGCGCCTTTGGATCGACGGAGACTGTCCATGA
- a CDS encoding nuclear transport factor 2 family protein has translation MTKKELAISFLKMVASRDIRRAYELYIAPEFIHHNQFFKGDRQSLLLAMEEAARVNPHKVLTVKQAFEDGDTVITHSHVKQNPEDPGAAVVHIFRFKNDRVVELWDLGQPLMKDSPNANGMF, from the coding sequence ATGACTAAAAAAGAACTGGCGATTTCGTTTTTGAAGATGGTGGCAAGCCGTGACATCCGGCGGGCTTATGAACTCTACATCGCGCCCGAGTTCATTCATCATAATCAGTTCTTCAAGGGCGATCGGCAATCCTTGCTGCTGGCCATGGAAGAGGCTGCGCGGGTGAATCCGCACAAGGTCCTGACGGTGAAGCAGGCTTTCGAGGACGGGGACACCGTGATCACGCATTCCCATGTGAAGCAAAATCCTGAGGATCCAGGAGCAGCGGTCGTGCATATCTTTCGGTTCAAGAACGATCGCGTCGTTGAACTCTGGGATCTGGGGCAGCCCCTGATGAAAGATTCACCGAATGCGAATGGGATGTTTTGA